In one Aeromicrobium erythreum genomic region, the following are encoded:
- a CDS encoding class I SAM-dependent methyltransferase: MYEGEFAELYDQFYEARGKDYAAEASAVTDLVRSRYPHADSVLDVACGTGSHLEPLSRSFGRVEGLELSPAMIEVAERRYPQLTVTQGDMRAIDLPRQFDAVTCMFSSIGHMVDVDELDAALDSFARHLAPQGVVVVEPWWFPETFLPGYVAADVVRVGDRAISRTSHSLRDGRVSRLEIHWLVADPTDGVRHETEHYEITLFEREEYETAFRQAGLDVEYLEGGPSGRGLFVGLHAG; the protein is encoded by the coding sequence GTGTACGAAGGTGAGTTCGCTGAGCTCTACGACCAGTTCTACGAGGCGCGGGGCAAGGACTACGCCGCCGAGGCATCGGCCGTGACCGACCTGGTGCGCTCGCGATACCCTCACGCCGACTCGGTGCTCGACGTCGCGTGCGGCACGGGGAGCCATCTCGAGCCCCTCTCGCGGTCGTTCGGCCGGGTGGAGGGGCTCGAGCTCTCCCCCGCCATGATCGAGGTCGCCGAACGGCGCTACCCGCAGCTCACCGTCACCCAGGGCGACATGCGGGCCATCGACCTACCTCGGCAGTTCGACGCCGTGACGTGCATGTTCAGCTCCATCGGGCACATGGTCGACGTCGACGAGCTGGACGCTGCCCTCGACTCCTTCGCCCGCCATCTCGCGCCGCAGGGTGTCGTGGTGGTCGAGCCGTGGTGGTTCCCGGAGACCTTCCTGCCCGGGTACGTCGCGGCCGACGTCGTCCGCGTGGGGGACCGTGCGATCTCGCGGACGTCGCACTCCCTGCGTGACGGTCGGGTCTCCCGGCTCGAGATCCACTGGTTGGTCGCGGACCCGACGGACGGGGTGCGGCACGAGACCGAGCACTACGAGATCACGCTGTTCGAGCGCGAGGAGTACGAGACGGCCTTCCGCCAGGCCGGCCTCGACGTGGAGTACCTGGAGGGCGGCCCGTCCGGGCGCGGGCTGTTCGTCGGCCTGCACGCAGGCTGA
- a CDS encoding SRPBCC family protein — translation MSQHRVRAERRIDAPVEDVWAVVDDTSRYAEWVDGCLEVTRHHGSATVGDTYGERNSTLGPLIATTTWTVLEVEPHLRRVDAGEGLAPLRDFRNVFTFTPTSDGRGTLMTYEVTFGLALGPLGRVLAAVLGRSLPQEFQRSMQNLDTLLRSERPLPREAR, via the coding sequence ATGAGCCAGCACCGCGTGCGCGCCGAGCGCCGCATCGACGCCCCCGTCGAGGACGTCTGGGCCGTCGTCGACGACACGTCCCGCTACGCCGAGTGGGTCGACGGCTGCCTGGAGGTGACCCGCCACCACGGCAGCGCCACCGTCGGCGACACGTACGGCGAGCGCAACAGCACCCTCGGACCGCTCATCGCCACGACGACGTGGACCGTGCTCGAGGTCGAGCCGCACCTGCGGCGGGTCGACGCAGGGGAGGGCCTGGCCCCCTTGCGGGACTTCCGGAACGTCTTCACCTTCACGCCGACGTCGGACGGGCGGGGCACCCTGATGACGTACGAGGTCACCTTCGGCCTCGCGCTCGGACCGCTCGGTCGCGTGCTGGCGGCCGTCCTCGGCCGGTCGTTGCCGCAGGAGTTCCAGCGGTCGATGCAGAACCTCGACACCCTGCTGCGCTCGGAGCGACCCCTGCCGCGGGAGGCCCGATGA
- a CDS encoding class II aldolase/adducin family protein, whose protein sequence is MTNPETDDPREALAAAARELADAGLLVGTAGNVSTRLGDDRVLVTATGVVLGRCTADDVVETDLAGTVVSGRLKPTSELTLHLDVYRRTFARACVHTHSPAATAVACAPARFGSMPVLHYQQILLGGEIRVAPYATFGTPELAEHVLAALDGRQAALMAHHGAVALGQDLRSAVDHALLVEWLAELLLRVSQVSEPVPLTEEQQLAVITQALERHYGTVQENP, encoded by the coding sequence ATGACCAACCCCGAGACCGACGACCCCCGCGAGGCGCTCGCCGCCGCCGCCCGCGAGCTGGCCGACGCCGGCCTGCTCGTCGGCACCGCCGGCAACGTGTCGACCCGCCTCGGCGACGACCGCGTGCTCGTGACCGCCACCGGCGTGGTGCTCGGGCGCTGCACCGCCGACGACGTCGTCGAGACCGACCTGGCGGGCACGGTCGTGTCGGGGCGGCTGAAGCCGACGTCGGAGCTGACGCTGCACCTCGACGTGTACCGCCGCACGTTCGCCCGGGCCTGCGTCCACACGCACTCCCCCGCCGCCACCGCCGTGGCGTGCGCCCCCGCGCGCTTCGGGTCGATGCCGGTGCTGCACTACCAGCAGATCCTGCTCGGCGGCGAGATCCGCGTCGCCCCGTACGCCACGTTCGGCACGCCCGAGCTCGCCGAGCACGTGCTCGCCGCGCTCGACGGACGCCAGGCGGCACTCATGGCGCACCACGGCGCCGTCGCCCTCGGGCAGGACCTGCGGTCGGCCGTCGACCACGCCCTGCTCGTCGAGTGGCTCGCCGAGCTGCTGCTGCGCGTGAGCCAGGTGTCCGAGCCCGTGCCCCTGACCGAGGAGCAGCAACTCGCGGTCATCACCCAGGCGCTGGAGCGCCACTACGGAACCGTCCAGGAGAACCCATGA
- a CDS encoding FAD-dependent monooxygenase: MSTTRPTVLVTGTSIAGPASAWGLSRAGFDVTLLERSPEPRTTGQNIDVRGLGRQVLRRMGVEEEVLAHLTGEDGTRFIGPDGTPVSVLPKQEGADVDGPTAEIEILRGRLSQIVLGTVSAEVEQRWGTYVTAVAQDADGVDVELADGTRERYDLLVVAEGRGSRTRRLVMGDRTEIRDAGVSMAYGTIDRRPDDTDFWDWYTAPRGRSVTLRPDDVGTIRATLTFACEPFGFERLDTDAQLTVLRERFADAGWQTERVLDGFEQHPEELYAQRFAQVVLPSWSEGRVAFLGDAAWGSGPTGMGTTLALVGAYVLAGELERTLHEERTHGDAFAAYESMLRAYVDRHQSLPPGGARVMHPSSRLGVRVVNTMFRLAGTKPLSSLLDRVFLPDRKGEPILPDYAFSRREGRPAA, from the coding sequence ATGTCCACCACCCGACCCACCGTGCTCGTCACCGGCACGAGCATCGCCGGACCCGCGTCGGCGTGGGGCCTGTCGCGCGCCGGCTTCGACGTCACCCTGCTCGAACGTTCGCCCGAGCCACGCACCACCGGCCAGAACATCGACGTCCGCGGGCTCGGCCGACAGGTCCTGCGCCGGATGGGCGTCGAGGAGGAGGTGCTCGCGCACCTGACCGGGGAGGACGGCACCCGCTTCATCGGCCCGGACGGGACCCCGGTCTCCGTCCTGCCGAAGCAGGAGGGCGCCGACGTCGACGGGCCCACCGCCGAGATCGAGATCCTCCGCGGACGTCTGTCGCAGATCGTGCTCGGCACCGTGTCGGCCGAGGTCGAGCAGCGGTGGGGCACCTACGTGACGGCCGTGGCGCAGGATGCCGACGGCGTCGACGTCGAGCTCGCCGACGGCACGCGCGAGCGGTACGACCTCCTCGTCGTCGCCGAGGGGCGCGGGTCGCGCACCCGCCGCCTCGTCATGGGCGACCGCACCGAGATCCGCGACGCCGGCGTCTCGATGGCGTACGGCACGATCGACCGTCGCCCCGACGACACCGACTTCTGGGACTGGTACACCGCTCCGCGCGGCCGGTCCGTCACCCTGCGACCCGACGACGTCGGCACGATCCGCGCCACGCTCACCTTCGCGTGCGAGCCGTTCGGCTTCGAGCGGCTCGACACGGACGCCCAGCTCACGGTGCTGCGCGAGCGCTTCGCGGACGCCGGCTGGCAGACCGAGCGCGTCCTCGACGGGTTCGAGCAGCACCCGGAGGAGCTCTACGCGCAGCGGTTCGCGCAGGTCGTGCTCCCGTCGTGGAGCGAGGGTCGGGTCGCGTTTCTCGGCGACGCCGCGTGGGGGTCGGGCCCGACCGGGATGGGCACCACGCTCGCACTGGTCGGGGCGTACGTCCTCGCCGGGGAGCTCGAGCGCACGCTGCACGAGGAGCGCACCCACGGCGACGCCTTCGCGGCGTACGAGTCGATGCTGCGCGCGTACGTCGACCGGCACCAGTCGCTGCCGCCCGGCGGTGCCCGCGTGATGCACCCGTCGTCGCGGCTCGGCGTGCGGGTGGTCAACACGATGTTCCGGCTGGCGGGGACGAAGCCGTTGAGCTCCCTGCTCGATCGCGTGTTCCTGCCCGACCGCAAGGGTGAGCCGATCCTCCCGGACTACGCGTTCTCCCGGCGCGAGGGGCGTCCGGCGGCGTAG
- a CDS encoding alpha/beta hydrolase, with product MTEKQTTHRPLSDRVARRVVRTLGRLPQPLKRAIAGKPISIDGQTLDVEAQVGVRLLNLAVGETFETLPVEEGRRQIDGEAWVFGYEHPVHDVRDLVLPGPGGDLPARIYRPAGLPALSAGLVYFHGGGWVLGNLGSADSVCRYLADTAGITVVSVDYRLAPEHPFPAGVDDAVAAFRHVVAHASELGIDPSAVAVGGESAGGNLTAVASLVSTLEARTDPSVPVPAFQLMFMPVTDLTTKHRSYELFSDGFFLSDAQMDWYKAHYLTDPAQAHDPRVSPLLAPDLEGQPPAHVVVAGFDVLRDEGEAYATRLLEAGVPTTLTRQEGIVHGLVNATGVGTVARRVLDEAAGQLRKRLVPLASGETVR from the coding sequence ATGACCGAGAAGCAGACCACCCACCGACCCCTGTCCGACCGGGTCGCGCGCCGCGTGGTGCGCACGCTCGGTCGCCTGCCGCAGCCGCTCAAGCGCGCCATCGCCGGAAAGCCGATCTCGATCGACGGGCAGACGCTCGACGTCGAGGCCCAGGTGGGGGTGCGGCTGCTGAACCTCGCGGTCGGCGAGACGTTCGAGACGCTGCCCGTCGAGGAGGGCCGCCGCCAGATCGACGGCGAGGCGTGGGTGTTCGGCTACGAGCACCCCGTGCACGACGTGCGCGACCTCGTCCTCCCCGGTCCCGGCGGGGACCTGCCCGCTCGCATCTACCGGCCCGCCGGGCTGCCCGCCCTGTCCGCCGGCCTCGTCTACTTCCACGGCGGCGGATGGGTGCTCGGCAACCTGGGCTCCGCCGACTCCGTCTGCCGCTACCTCGCCGACACAGCAGGCATCACCGTGGTCTCCGTCGACTACCGCCTCGCCCCCGAGCACCCCTTCCCGGCCGGGGTCGACGACGCGGTCGCGGCCTTCCGGCACGTGGTCGCCCACGCGAGCGAGCTCGGCATCGACCCGTCGGCCGTGGCCGTGGGCGGCGAGAGCGCGGGCGGCAACCTGACCGCCGTCGCCTCCCTCGTCAGCACGCTGGAGGCCCGCACGGACCCGTCCGTCCCGGTGCCCGCCTTCCAGCTGATGTTCATGCCGGTCACCGACCTGACCACCAAGCACCGCTCCTACGAGCTGTTCAGCGACGGCTTCTTCCTCAGCGACGCCCAGATGGACTGGTACAAGGCGCACTATCTGACCGACCCGGCCCAAGCCCACGACCCGCGCGTCTCGCCGCTGCTCGCCCCCGACCTCGAGGGACAGCCGCCCGCCCACGTCGTCGTCGCCGGCTTCGACGTGCTGCGCGACGAGGGCGAGGCCTACGCCACCCGACTGCTCGAGGCCGGCGTGCCCACCACGCTCACCCGCCAGGAGGGCATCGTCCACGGGCTCGTGAACGCCACCGGCGTCGGCACCGTCGCCCGACGCGTCCTCGACGAGGCCGCCGGCCAGCTGCGCAAGCGTCTCGTGCCGCTCGCCTCCGGGGAGACCGTCCGATGA
- a CDS encoding TetR/AcrR family transcriptional regulator, with protein MDESSLHERLLESAVATVAELGWRDAAVEPLCARAGTTPAAFYAEFATLDDLFVALYRREARDRVAAIDRSLRRLVSRRGRQAGAGVPVEPASAVAAVADAVGAELSDRRWWLVSTEYMLRAVRHPDVGGEYLRVRREVHEQVVDVVGRAVADLGLVLQVEVDRLVGLGIVLHRGVVGQSLLDPGATSATDLDRLVWEALVLPAAAADGPRPTWAQRVGVEVANASTNARS; from the coding sequence ATGGACGAGTCCTCCCTGCACGAGCGGCTGCTGGAGTCCGCCGTCGCCACCGTCGCCGAGCTGGGTTGGCGCGACGCGGCCGTGGAGCCGCTGTGCGCTCGCGCCGGGACCACGCCGGCGGCCTTCTACGCCGAGTTCGCCACGCTCGACGACCTCTTCGTCGCCCTCTACCGCCGCGAGGCCCGCGACCGGGTCGCGGCGATCGACCGCAGCCTGCGACGGCTCGTGTCGCGGCGTGGGCGGCAGGCCGGTGCTGGTGTGCCGGTGGAGCCCGCCTCCGCGGTGGCCGCCGTGGCCGACGCGGTGGGCGCGGAGCTCTCGGACCGTCGCTGGTGGCTCGTCAGCACCGAGTACATGCTCCGCGCCGTGCGCCACCCCGACGTCGGGGGTGAGTACCTGCGGGTGCGACGCGAGGTCCACGAGCAGGTTGTGGACGTCGTGGGACGGGCCGTGGCCGACCTCGGCCTCGTGCTGCAGGTCGAGGTCGACCGGCTCGTCGGGCTCGGCATCGTGCTGCACCGCGGCGTCGTCGGGCAGAGCCTGCTCGACCCTGGGGCGACGTCGGCGACCGACCTCGACCGGCTCGTCTGGGAGGCGCTGGTGCTCCCGGCGGCTGCCGCCGACGGGCCTCGGCCGACGTGGGCTCAGCGGGTGGGCGTGGAGGTGGCGAACGCGTCGACGAACGCGAGGTCGTAG
- a CDS encoding NAD-dependent epimerase/dehydratase family protein produces MSEDAGQAPVVALLGASGYVGGALLPELVPRASQVLAVSRSGVPATERVTDRRLDLATPGTIGTVVAEASVIVHAAAYGTLGSTWRDAEDPASDRVNVDLVRELVDAASRRREPPLLLFLSSAQAAAGPVSRYAEQKIEAERLVQQAGEERVLRPLILRLPTVYGVARPTGQTGRGIVAAMAHRALEGGELTLWNDGTVRRDLLHVHDTARAVTAAFDHGAAVAGQVWQLSAGRTESLLDVFTTVARAVAVATGRPPVPVTSVAPPDHAAENDSRSDDVGDGRFSEATGWIPQVAFGDGVREVAETLHEKAASH; encoded by the coding sequence ATGTCGGAGGACGCCGGGCAGGCGCCCGTGGTCGCCCTGCTCGGGGCGTCGGGCTACGTCGGCGGCGCCCTGCTCCCCGAGCTGGTCCCGCGCGCCTCGCAGGTCCTCGCCGTGTCGCGGTCAGGAGTACCAGCGACCGAGCGTGTGACCGACCGCCGACTCGACCTGGCGACACCGGGGACGATCGGCACGGTCGTCGCCGAAGCCTCCGTGATCGTGCACGCCGCCGCCTACGGCACCCTGGGCTCCACGTGGCGAGACGCCGAGGACCCGGCCTCGGATCGCGTCAACGTCGACCTCGTGCGGGAGCTGGTGGACGCTGCGAGCCGCCGGCGGGAGCCACCCCTCCTGCTCTTCCTCAGCTCGGCGCAGGCCGCCGCCGGTCCCGTCAGCCGATACGCCGAGCAGAAGATCGAGGCGGAACGCCTCGTGCAGCAGGCCGGCGAGGAGCGGGTCCTCCGCCCGCTGATCCTGCGACTGCCCACCGTGTACGGAGTGGCTCGACCGACGGGGCAGACCGGCCGGGGCATCGTGGCGGCGATGGCGCATCGCGCCCTCGAGGGCGGCGAGCTGACCCTCTGGAACGACGGCACCGTGCGCCGAGACCTGCTGCACGTCCACGACACGGCACGGGCCGTCACGGCCGCGTTCGACCACGGCGCCGCCGTCGCCGGCCAGGTCTGGCAGCTGTCCGCCGGGCGCACCGAGTCGCTGCTCGACGTCTTCACGACCGTGGCCCGCGCGGTCGCCGTCGCCACGGGGCGACCGCCCGTGCCCGTCACGAGCGTCGCCCCGCCGGACCACGCCGCCGAGAACGACTCCCGCAGCGACGACGTCGGGGACGGCCGGTTCTCCGAGGCCACCGGCTGGATCCCGCAGGTCGCCTTCGGCGACGGCGTCCGCGAGGTCGCCGAGACCCTGCACGAGAAGGCAGCGAGCCACTGA
- a CDS encoding activator-dependent family glycosyltransferase encodes MKVLFTSFAHRTHFQGLVPLAWALTLAGHQVRVASQPDLVDDIVSAGLVAVPVGVDHRLFEIDPAEATEVHRYSTGLDFARRHDELHSWDFLLGLETANARSVFPRVNNPEFVAGLVDHARRWQPDLVLWEPFTFAGAVAARASGAAHARVAWGTDLTGYFRSHFLALRADQEENRRRPDPLADWLRDVASEHGVEATPDLALGQWTVEQIPARFRLPSGLDITPGTTSAPYNGPSRTPSWLDDGRRRIAVTGGFSGLGDGADLPELLARLADLDHEVVVTRSGLAPDQVQSNVRLVDFVPMNALMESCDVVVHHGGAGTWASALHQAVPQVAVAHEWDCLLRGQQVADAGAGLSLDPQQTDAATLADAVRSVLDQPTYRAQARALREELRAEPTPTAVAQEIERRTVAART; translated from the coding sequence GTGAAGGTCCTGTTCACCTCCTTCGCCCACCGGACCCACTTCCAGGGCCTCGTGCCGCTGGCGTGGGCGCTCACGCTCGCGGGCCACCAGGTCCGGGTGGCGAGCCAGCCCGACCTCGTCGACGACATCGTCTCGGCCGGCCTGGTGGCGGTCCCGGTCGGTGTCGACCACCGACTCTTCGAGATCGACCCCGCGGAGGCCACCGAGGTCCACCGGTACTCCACGGGTCTTGACTTCGCTCGTCGCCACGACGAGCTGCACTCCTGGGACTTTCTGCTCGGACTGGAGACGGCGAACGCACGCTCGGTCTTCCCGCGGGTGAACAACCCCGAGTTCGTCGCCGGCCTCGTCGACCACGCGCGCCGGTGGCAGCCGGACCTCGTCCTGTGGGAACCGTTCACCTTCGCCGGTGCCGTCGCAGCGCGAGCCAGCGGCGCGGCGCACGCGCGCGTGGCTTGGGGGACCGACCTGACCGGCTACTTCCGCTCACACTTCCTCGCGCTGCGGGCCGACCAAGAGGAGAACCGCCGCCGCCCCGACCCCCTGGCCGACTGGCTCCGGGACGTGGCGAGCGAGCACGGTGTCGAAGCGACGCCCGACCTCGCGCTCGGGCAGTGGACCGTCGAGCAGATCCCGGCCCGCTTCCGGCTTCCTTCCGGCTTGGACATCACTCCCGGGACGACGTCGGCCCCGTACAACGGCCCCTCGCGGACGCCATCCTGGCTCGACGACGGTCGGCGACGGATCGCCGTCACCGGCGGCTTCTCGGGCCTCGGCGACGGCGCGGACCTGCCCGAGCTGCTCGCACGTCTGGCCGACCTCGACCACGAGGTCGTGGTCACCCGCTCCGGCCTCGCCCCCGACCAGGTGCAGTCCAACGTTCGCCTGGTCGACTTCGTCCCCATGAACGCCCTCATGGAGTCGTGCGACGTCGTGGTGCACCACGGCGGGGCGGGCACGTGGGCATCGGCGCTGCACCAGGCGGTGCCGCAGGTGGCGGTCGCGCACGAGTGGGACTGCCTGCTGCGAGGTCAGCAGGTCGCCGACGCCGGCGCCGGCCTCTCCCTCGACCCGCAGCAGACCGATGCCGCGACCCTGGCGGACGCCGTGCGCTCGGTCCTGGACCAGCCCACCTACCGCGCGCAGGCCCGCGCGCTCCGCGAGGAGCTGCGCGCCGAGCCGACGCCGACGGCCGTGGCGCAGGAGATCGAGCGGCGCACCGTCGCCGCCCGCACGTGA
- a CDS encoding carbohydrate kinase family protein: MSTSSPTPVTVAAVGVHVLDAHAVGIESVPEGSEGQLVESIRLSAAGTAGGAALVLSRLGAHVRSYGAVGDDAAGRTLRALLEEEGVDVAGLATHPTEQTSASVIPVRPNGDRPAWHVIGANGGFTLPDVADLAGVDHLHLGGPEFVGGPAAGELLAAARAAGITTSIDVLAPGDPGMLEWIQDALPHCDVLLPNDEQVLGFTGTTDLVEGARALLQKGVGCVAATAGERGAVVVTADEVVEVPAFAIDVVDTTGCGDAFSAGFVLGRAAGRSAEESARLGCAVAAQVAQGLGTDAGSYDLAFVDAFATSTPTR; the protein is encoded by the coding sequence ATGAGCACCTCGTCCCCCACCCCCGTCACCGTCGCCGCCGTCGGCGTGCACGTGCTCGACGCCCACGCCGTCGGCATCGAGTCCGTGCCGGAGGGCTCCGAGGGCCAGCTCGTGGAGTCGATCCGGCTGTCGGCCGCCGGCACCGCCGGCGGCGCCGCCCTGGTGCTGAGCCGCCTCGGCGCGCACGTGCGGTCCTACGGCGCGGTCGGCGACGACGCGGCGGGCCGCACCCTGCGCGCGCTGCTGGAGGAGGAGGGCGTCGACGTCGCCGGCCTCGCGACCCACCCCACGGAGCAGACGTCGGCCTCCGTCATCCCCGTGCGACCGAACGGCGACCGACCGGCGTGGCACGTCATCGGCGCGAACGGCGGGTTCACCCTGCCCGACGTCGCCGACCTCGCGGGCGTCGACCACCTCCACCTGGGCGGACCCGAGTTCGTCGGCGGTCCCGCCGCCGGCGAGCTGCTGGCCGCCGCTCGCGCCGCGGGCATCACGACGTCGATCGACGTGCTCGCACCCGGCGACCCGGGCATGCTCGAGTGGATCCAGGACGCGCTCCCGCACTGCGACGTGCTGCTCCCGAACGACGAGCAGGTGCTCGGCTTCACCGGTACCACCGACCTGGTCGAGGGTGCACGCGCCCTTCTGCAGAAGGGTGTCGGCTGCGTCGCGGCGACAGCCGGCGAACGCGGGGCCGTGGTGGTGACGGCCGACGAGGTGGTCGAGGTGCCGGCGTTCGCGATCGACGTCGTCGACACCACGGGCTGCGGCGACGCGTTCTCCGCCGGTTTCGTCCTCGGGCGCGCCGCGGGTCGCTCCGCGGAGGAGTCGGCTCGACTGGGCTGCGCCGTCGCGGCGCAGGTGGCACAGGGTCTCGGCACCGACGCCGGCTCCTACGACCTCGCGTTCGTCGACGCGTTCGCCACCTCCACGCCCACCCGCTGA
- a CDS encoding flavin monoamine oxidase family protein yields the protein MTARERRSVDVVVVGAGLAGLTAARRLQERGRSVLVLEARDRVGGRTLNHDLGDGQVVESGGQFVGPTQDRVLALATELGVDTFRAHDDGDTVYVHGKAVRRFSGDIPPAWTTLPDLGLLMARLDRAVRRIDLDAPWRSPDAHRLDAMTTASWARSLSLGGGAVEVLEILLGSAYGTTAAETSALFTLWYVAGAGDETHRGTLDRMIGVDGGAQESRFVGGSHRLSALLAADLGDAVVLDAPVRRIEQDASGARVSTDHLDVDAQHVVVAVPPHLVAGIDLEPALPAPQAELFRRMTFGTLMKCEAVYDEPFWRADGLSGQGLFRGDAEPVCSMFDNTPPSGAPGVLMGFLGAHAWKTWADRPAAQRRGAVLRSFARVVGPRALEPTDYWEQDWTTEPWTRGGPTAVLAPGVLTELGPWRDVPHGRVHWAGAEHANHWNGYMDGAVRTGEDVADLITRTTRHEETA from the coding sequence ATGACGGCACGGGAGCGGCGCAGCGTCGACGTCGTCGTGGTCGGGGCCGGGCTCGCCGGCCTCACCGCGGCCCGACGTCTGCAGGAGCGCGGCCGCTCGGTGCTTGTGCTGGAGGCCCGTGACCGCGTGGGCGGCCGCACCCTCAACCACGACCTCGGCGACGGGCAGGTGGTCGAGTCCGGCGGGCAGTTCGTCGGGCCGACGCAGGACCGCGTGCTCGCCCTGGCCACCGAGCTGGGCGTCGACACGTTCCGCGCCCACGACGACGGCGACACCGTGTACGTGCACGGGAAGGCGGTGCGCCGGTTCAGCGGCGACATCCCCCCGGCCTGGACCACCCTCCCCGACCTCGGTCTCCTCATGGCCCGGCTCGACCGTGCGGTGCGGCGCATCGACCTCGACGCCCCGTGGCGCTCGCCCGACGCGCACCGGCTCGACGCCATGACCACCGCGTCGTGGGCGCGGTCCCTCTCCCTCGGCGGCGGCGCCGTGGAGGTGCTGGAGATCCTGCTCGGCTCGGCGTACGGCACGACGGCCGCGGAGACGTCGGCGCTGTTCACCCTCTGGTACGTGGCCGGCGCGGGCGACGAGACGCACCGCGGCACCCTCGACCGCATGATCGGCGTCGACGGCGGGGCACAGGAGTCGCGGTTCGTCGGCGGCTCCCACCGCCTCTCCGCCCTGCTGGCCGCCGACCTCGGCGACGCGGTGGTGCTCGACGCGCCGGTACGACGCATCGAGCAGGACGCGAGCGGCGCGCGGGTGTCGACCGACCACCTCGACGTCGACGCGCAGCACGTCGTGGTCGCGGTGCCGCCGCACCTCGTGGCCGGCATCGACCTCGAGCCCGCGCTCCCCGCCCCGCAGGCCGAGCTGTTCCGCCGCATGACGTTCGGGACGCTCATGAAGTGCGAGGCCGTGTACGACGAGCCGTTCTGGCGTGCGGACGGGCTGTCCGGACAGGGGCTGTTCCGTGGCGACGCGGAGCCGGTGTGCTCGATGTTCGACAACACCCCGCCGTCCGGCGCCCCGGGGGTGCTCATGGGATTCCTCGGCGCGCACGCCTGGAAGACGTGGGCCGACCGGCCGGCCGCGCAACGGCGAGGGGCGGTGCTGCGCAGCTTCGCCCGCGTCGTCGGGCCGCGCGCGCTCGAGCCGACCGACTACTGGGAGCAGGACTGGACCACTGAGCCGTGGACCCGCGGCGGGCCGACCGCCGTGCTCGCGCCCGGCGTGCTCACCGAGCTCGGGCCGTGGCGCGACGTGCCCCACGGCCGCGTCCACTGGGCGGGGGCCGAGCACGCGAACCACTGGAACGGCTACATGGACGGCGCCGTCCGTACCGGCGAGGACGTCGCCGACCTCATCACTCGCACCACCCGCCACGAGGAGACCGCATGA
- a CDS encoding MarR family winged helix-turn-helix transcriptional regulator, which yields MTESAARMLEALRGYVVAYQESVHDLARWMGLPPSDGAAFGEVLWAEATGRPMSPARLSERVGLTSGATNALVNRLERDGMVARSRESSDRRLVTLRATPGARRRAEEFTTQATLALQALLAQQDDAHLDAVRATLDRFAAVLPRHR from the coding sequence ATGACCGAGTCGGCGGCGAGGATGCTCGAGGCGCTGCGTGGCTACGTGGTCGCGTACCAGGAGTCGGTCCACGACCTCGCGCGCTGGATGGGCCTGCCGCCGTCGGACGGTGCCGCGTTCGGCGAGGTCCTGTGGGCGGAGGCGACGGGGCGGCCGATGTCGCCGGCGCGCCTGTCGGAGCGGGTCGGGCTGACGTCAGGCGCCACGAACGCCCTGGTCAACCGGCTCGAGCGCGACGGGATGGTGGCCCGCAGCCGCGAGAGCTCCGACCGTCGGTTGGTCACGCTGCGCGCCACGCCCGGGGCAAGGCGTCGGGCCGAGGAGTTCACCACCCAAGCCACCCTCGCCCTCCAGGCCCTGCTCGCCCAGCAGGACGACGCCCATCTCGACGCCGTCCGCGCCACGCTCGACCGGTTCGCCGCGGTCCTGCCGCGCCACCGCTGA